Proteins from a genomic interval of Paenibacillus sp. RC334:
- a CDS encoding ankyrin repeat domain-containing protein yields MIKLKDIGNFDILPEIAMHIVEGNIPALRQALTEDWDIEQGIVLSKYTTLSPLDITLIYGQLDVLKLLVEQGVQLNVKDNPAFLTAVRYGRDEIVRYVVAHGAKLDGKNQVKSGAYEQAYYGNKKNIPLIHELGLDIKQHGGATLRNAVSKHDLKTVAFLLEHGVDINFNAPNMVYPYQATPLTVATRDNNFAMVKYLIEQGADVTLAEKDGERAYTIAISNKNTEMAEYLKSVEPPEFHNLENKRHALKSYKLPKDLVTFLTSDQLRVDIPENDYAIGFVEFFSLVDTVEMKVGRQKLLRVSLKVDNYSDILLVWNPKQKCLGYYDEEHQEYADVCSFAEFLAQPAIFLEKILEGELLD; encoded by the coding sequence ATGATCAAATTAAAAGATATCGGTAACTTTGACATTCTTCCTGAGATCGCAATGCATATCGTTGAAGGGAATATACCTGCTTTACGCCAAGCGCTAACCGAAGACTGGGATATTGAACAAGGCATCGTACTCAGCAAATATACAACATTAAGTCCCTTGGACATTACGCTCATTTACGGGCAGTTGGATGTGTTGAAGCTGCTGGTGGAGCAGGGAGTTCAACTCAATGTGAAAGACAATCCTGCATTCCTGACGGCTGTTCGCTATGGTAGAGATGAGATCGTCCGCTATGTAGTTGCCCATGGTGCCAAGCTGGACGGGAAGAATCAAGTAAAATCCGGGGCCTATGAACAAGCCTACTACGGTAATAAAAAGAATATCCCGCTTATTCATGAGCTTGGGCTGGATATAAAGCAACATGGTGGAGCAACGCTGCGCAACGCGGTTAGTAAGCATGACTTAAAAACGGTAGCTTTCCTTTTGGAGCATGGTGTAGATATTAATTTCAATGCCCCTAATATGGTATATCCTTATCAAGCCACGCCTTTAACCGTAGCGACCAGAGATAATAATTTTGCGATGGTGAAGTATCTGATCGAGCAAGGCGCTGATGTGACGTTGGCAGAAAAAGATGGAGAACGGGCGTATACAATTGCCATATCTAATAAAAACACGGAGATGGCAGAGTATTTAAAGTCTGTGGAGCCTCCAGAGTTTCATAACCTGGAAAATAAACGACATGCCTTAAAAAGCTACAAGCTCCCTAAGGACCTTGTGACCTTCCTAACGAGTGACCAGCTTCGTGTGGATATACCTGAAAATGATTATGCTATTGGATTTGTTGAATTTTTCTCATTGGTAGATACCGTTGAGATGAAGGTGGGGCGACAAAAGCTGCTGCGTGTTTCTTTAAAAGTAGACAACTACTCGGATATTCTGTTGGTGTGGAATCCGAAGCAAAAGTGTCTAGGTTATTACGACGAGGAGCATCAGGAATATGCGGATGTGTGCAGCTTTGCCGAATTTTTGGCACAGCCCGCAATCTTTCTGGAGAAGATTCTCGAAGGAGAGCTTTTAGATTAG
- a CDS encoding methyl-accepting chemotaxis protein: MKLATKLTWMMLVMFFLVGSSIGYFGYRTAYHQVDEAAGIELVGCANITTGLIDPKDISALVSGDNSKLAAVEDRIGWIVAHKPIFKEAFILSLDGKILAADANFKQRGYQAGDSFYFTDEDKEMITTMKHSAYSKVYTYEGTSLKTGYGPIYQDHDPTKPIVALMAINFDGSLIQERMLDIIVQPFIIGGSIFIVAILVAYLLIRRMVSPLTKLSTSVNTITKGDLTHEPLLFKSKDEIGNLARDFNDMTMNLRNLITQVNDTSMLVASSSQELSASAQATNRAGEHGVNVTIELADGAHTQLQNLEGSYKAVQDMSRFISDIAGNAVIAMNKAADNVQKARLGRESMHSTTSQMGVVSESIGDLSSIIDTLSSHSKEIENIVGTIASIAEETNLLSLNAAIEAARAGEDGRGFAVVAGAVRKLAERSAISARQISELVSLIIPQIHKAGETMKRSTDEMLQGKELIISAGRSFSEIEVSVSDMSAQSEQISATVRELVLICEGLVEAIQNIVTVSNHTAEGAESLSASSEQQLAAMQEVESSAALLSSLAEKLQVLVENFKI; the protein is encoded by the coding sequence ATGAAGCTGGCAACAAAATTAACTTGGATGATGCTCGTCATGTTTTTTCTCGTAGGATCCTCCATTGGATACTTCGGATATCGTACCGCTTACCATCAAGTGGATGAAGCTGCAGGGATCGAGCTGGTGGGCTGCGCCAATATTACGACTGGCCTTATAGATCCTAAGGATATATCAGCTCTGGTCAGTGGAGATAATAGCAAACTTGCTGCCGTTGAAGACCGGATAGGCTGGATCGTGGCACATAAGCCTATTTTTAAAGAGGCTTTCATTCTCTCTCTGGATGGAAAAATTCTCGCCGCCGATGCCAACTTCAAGCAAAGAGGCTATCAAGCTGGCGATTCCTTCTACTTCACGGACGAAGACAAGGAAATGATAACTACTATGAAGCATTCCGCATACTCCAAGGTTTATACATATGAAGGAACCTCGCTCAAAACCGGATATGGACCCATTTATCAGGACCATGATCCCACCAAGCCCATTGTTGCACTGATGGCTATCAATTTTGACGGCTCATTAATTCAGGAACGGATGTTGGATATTATTGTTCAGCCCTTCATTATTGGCGGCTCCATCTTCATCGTGGCTATCCTTGTCGCTTACCTGTTGATTCGCCGTATGGTAAGTCCGCTTACCAAGCTGTCAACCTCTGTGAACACTATTACAAAGGGCGACCTTACCCATGAACCGCTTCTCTTCAAAAGCAAGGATGAAATCGGGAATCTGGCCCGCGACTTCAACGATATGACAATGAACCTGCGCAACCTGATTACTCAGGTCAATGACACCTCCATGCTGGTCGCTTCTTCCTCCCAGGAGCTGTCTGCCAGCGCCCAGGCAACGAACCGTGCCGGAGAGCACGGTGTGAATGTTACGATTGAGCTGGCCGATGGGGCGCATACCCAACTGCAAAACCTGGAAGGAAGCTATAAAGCCGTTCAGGATATGTCACGCTTCATCAGCGATATTGCCGGCAATGCGGTCATCGCGATGAACAAAGCCGCCGATAATGTTCAGAAAGCGCGTCTTGGCCGGGAATCGATGCATTCCACCACCTCCCAAATGGGAGTTGTGAGCGAAAGCATCGGCGATCTCTCAAGCATTATTGATACGCTTAGCAGTCATTCCAAGGAGATTGAGAACATCGTCGGCACCATCGCCAGTATCGCCGAGGAGACCAACTTGCTGTCGCTGAATGCGGCGATAGAAGCTGCGCGCGCCGGAGAAGATGGTCGGGGTTTTGCCGTTGTCGCTGGCGCCGTCCGCAAGCTGGCCGAACGTTCGGCCATATCCGCCAGACAAATCAGCGAGCTGGTCAGTCTGATTATCCCCCAAATCCACAAGGCGGGAGAAACTATGAAGCGTTCCACGGACGAAATGCTGCAGGGCAAGGAGCTGATCATATCGGCCGGACGCTCCTTCTCTGAGATCGAAGTCTCCGTATCCGATATGTCTGCCCAAAGCGAGCAAATATCAGCCACAGTCCGGGAGCTGGTGCTGATCTGCGAAGGGCTCGTTGAAGCCATTCAGAATATCGTTACGGTCTCTAATCATACAGCTGAAGGGGCGGAGTCCCTGTCCGCCTCTTCGGAGCAACAGCTTGCCGCCATGCAAGAAGTGGAATCCTCCGCAGCGCTCCTCTCCTCACTGGCCGAGAAGCTGCAGGTTTTGGTGGAGAACTTCAAGATTTAG
- a CDS encoding DeoR/GlpR family DNA-binding transcription regulator, whose protein sequence is MLTEERYTLIIQRLQERGVVKLQELVDLLGASESTIRRDLIDLEARQLLKRIHGGASLLNQKSQEPGMEEKAFKNVQQKNAVARMAAKEILDGECIYLDAGTTTMAMIPYIEAKDVTVVTNGLSHVEALVSKRIRSYLLGGMMKIHTKAVIGSIALQNMDNFRFDKCFLGTNGVDVEMGYTTPDPEEALIKRRAHQLSGKTYVLADSSKIGEVTFAKLFELKEAILITESVPERSRRSIAQKTKIIEG, encoded by the coding sequence ATGCTGACGGAAGAAAGATACACGTTAATAATACAGCGCTTACAAGAGCGTGGTGTTGTAAAGTTGCAGGAATTGGTCGATCTGTTGGGCGCTTCTGAATCAACGATTCGGCGTGATTTAATCGATCTTGAAGCCCGTCAGTTGCTAAAGCGGATTCATGGTGGGGCTTCCTTGCTGAATCAGAAAAGTCAGGAACCTGGCATGGAAGAAAAAGCATTCAAAAACGTTCAACAGAAAAACGCAGTCGCCCGTATGGCCGCCAAAGAAATTTTGGATGGCGAATGTATTTATCTGGATGCGGGAACAACAACGATGGCGATGATTCCTTACATTGAAGCTAAAGACGTGACGGTCGTGACCAATGGCCTATCCCACGTAGAAGCACTGGTAAGCAAACGAATCAGAAGCTATCTACTGGGAGGGATGATGAAAATTCATACCAAGGCCGTAATCGGGAGTATTGCCCTGCAGAATATGGACAATTTTCGGTTCGACAAGTGCTTTTTAGGAACGAACGGGGTAGATGTGGAAATGGGGTATACAACTCCTGATCCCGAAGAGGCGCTGATTAAACGGCGTGCCCATCAGCTATCAGGCAAAACGTATGTGTTGGCCGATTCCAGCAAGATTGGTGAAGTTACCTTTGCCAAGCTGTTCGAACTGAAGGAAGCTATCCTTATTACAGAATCGGTGCCTGAACGCTCACGCCGATCCATTGCTCAGAAAACTAAGATAATTGAGGGATAA
- a CDS encoding O-methyltransferase translates to MNQANTWDQVDQYISERLIQHDAVLEKVLATNQKAGLPPHDVTPNQGKLLNIFAQMQGARRVLEIGTLGGYSTIWLGRALPTDGKIVTLEANPLHAETARSNIALAQLDGMVELREGEALKQLAQMEKERVAPFDLIFIDADKPNNPLYLAWALRFSHPGTVIIGDNVIREGEVIQAFSTDPRIQGVRKFYDLLAEESRITATAIQTVGSKGYDGFVIGIVNG, encoded by the coding sequence ATGAATCAAGCGAACACGTGGGATCAAGTTGATCAGTATATTTCAGAGCGTCTTATTCAGCATGATGCTGTCTTGGAAAAAGTATTGGCTACGAACCAAAAAGCAGGATTACCTCCGCATGATGTAACACCCAATCAGGGCAAACTGTTAAATATCTTTGCTCAAATGCAAGGCGCACGACGTGTGCTGGAGATTGGTACTTTGGGGGGATACAGTACAATCTGGCTGGGAAGGGCATTGCCGACGGATGGAAAAATAGTTACGCTGGAAGCAAATCCGCTTCATGCTGAAACAGCCCGGTCCAATATAGCGTTGGCCCAGTTGGATGGGATGGTTGAACTTCGAGAGGGAGAGGCTTTGAAGCAATTAGCACAGATGGAGAAAGAACGCGTAGCCCCCTTTGATCTAATCTTTATTGATGCAGATAAACCGAATAATCCATTGTATCTAGCTTGGGCACTCCGTTTTTCGCATCCTGGCACGGTGATTATTGGCGATAACGTCATTCGTGAAGGAGAAGTCATTCAAGCCTTCAGCACAGACCCTCGTATACAGGGGGTAAGAAAATTTTATGATTTGCTGGCTGAAGAATCGAGGATTACAGCTACAGCCATTCAGACGGTAGGGAGCAAAGGCTATGATGGTTTCGTCATCGGAATCGTAAATGGTTAA
- a CDS encoding LysR family transcriptional regulator: protein MNLHALRLFHVVASTGSVTRASELLNISQPAITAQIKKFEKEISLTLFMPLGRGIALTDAGEKLALLAKRLFAVEQQIEQFSQDYRDGTHGHIRLAATYLPAHFLIPTWIAKFKQQYEQVEMTINTTNSNDALKQLLNIEVDFAVYGGLPEQHPDTIQTEELFRDELWFVVAPDHRYANQQVTLLEMMHEPFVMREKGSSTRERLFSLCRTYNAPAPRITLNFTGLHEAITAVIAGYGANFVSSLVVREYVERGELCRVYVEDIQLQNSIAICIRKNEPLSAASMNLIQLIRNHSYS, encoded by the coding sequence ATGAACCTGCATGCGTTACGTTTATTCCATGTGGTCGCCTCCACCGGGAGTGTGACACGAGCCTCTGAACTGTTAAATATCAGCCAACCCGCTATTACGGCTCAAATCAAAAAATTTGAAAAAGAAATATCCCTCACACTGTTCATGCCGCTGGGAAGAGGAATTGCCTTGACCGATGCCGGTGAAAAGCTTGCTTTACTCGCCAAACGGCTCTTTGCCGTTGAACAGCAAATCGAACAATTTTCACAAGATTATCGTGATGGAACCCACGGGCATATCCGGCTGGCTGCTACATATTTACCGGCTCATTTTCTAATTCCAACCTGGATTGCGAAGTTCAAGCAACAATATGAGCAAGTCGAAATGACGATTAACACAACCAATTCTAATGATGCATTAAAGCAGCTATTAAATATAGAAGTGGATTTTGCCGTCTATGGGGGACTGCCGGAGCAACACCCGGATACGATTCAGACAGAAGAATTATTTCGTGATGAGCTATGGTTTGTCGTCGCACCGGACCACCGCTATGCTAATCAGCAGGTCACTTTATTGGAGATGATGCATGAGCCCTTTGTCATGCGTGAAAAGGGAAGCTCGACACGGGAGCGATTATTTTCCTTATGTCGAACCTACAATGCTCCAGCTCCCCGAATCACCCTGAACTTCACGGGGTTGCATGAAGCGATTACCGCAGTCATTGCCGGATACGGTGCGAACTTTGTGTCTTCATTGGTCGTGCGCGAATATGTAGAACGCGGCGAGCTATGTCGGGTATACGTAGAAGACATCCAGCTCCAAAATTCAATCGCCATCTGTATCCGCAAAAACGAACCTCTATCTGCGGCCAGCATGAATCTTATTCAGCTCATCCGCAACCATTCTTATTCATAA
- a CDS encoding DUF4183 domain-containing protein, with amino-acid sequence MSIIRIYLKADSIVSGSIAVTTNINITPIVNRYTATVVLGNILGGVTTIPAQSFTNDSGTSVAANGLIVPTSSGYYNVFINGTLQRGGLTTLSTANLIINTGLIVGVTVVIKVINFNTSASSTSVNNVTVTTIISD; translated from the coding sequence ATGTCTATTATCCGAATCTATCTGAAAGCAGACAGCATCGTTTCTGGAAGCATAGCTGTCACAACGAATATTAATATCACTCCAATCGTCAATCGTTACACAGCTACTGTGGTGCTTGGAAACATTTTAGGAGGAGTGACCACCATACCGGCACAAAGTTTTACAAATGATAGTGGTACTTCAGTCGCGGCAAACGGACTTATCGTTCCCACCAGTAGCGGATACTATAATGTATTTATAAATGGGACGTTGCAGCGAGGCGGGTTAACAACGCTTTCCACTGCTAATCTAATCATAAATACAGGCTTGATTGTTGGCGTAACGGTAGTCATTAAGGTGATCAATTTCAACACTAGCGCCTCCTCAACCTCTGTCAACAACGTCACAGTGACGACTATCATAAGTGACTGA
- a CDS encoding Crp/Fnr family transcriptional regulator: MNSIQYLSQFNLLDSLSLEDLVEMDQMTSITTLPKNTFIQTPDTFSEGLYFVKKGKVRLYKLNADGKQFTLDILSEGNVFGEMDMISLGTRDMYIETIEECDICRMDKDRFEHFLIQHPRFMMNMIKVLSDRISGMSRLAQYLALGNLQDKILYVLIKLSDQFALQTQDEYYKINFPLSHQEIAHLVGATREAVTAALQELVKEKVIKTGFKTIYIHREKLLEL, translated from the coding sequence ATGAATAGTATTCAATACCTATCCCAATTTAATCTGCTTGATAGTCTCTCATTAGAAGATTTAGTTGAAATGGATCAAATGACTTCCATTACGACCCTACCGAAAAATACATTTATTCAAACCCCGGATACCTTTTCCGAGGGACTTTATTTTGTGAAAAAGGGAAAGGTCCGTCTGTACAAGCTGAATGCGGACGGTAAGCAATTTACTTTGGATATCCTCAGCGAAGGAAATGTATTTGGCGAAATGGATATGATTTCACTAGGGACACGGGATATGTACATAGAAACCATCGAAGAATGCGATATCTGCCGGATGGACAAAGACCGTTTTGAGCATTTTTTAATCCAACATCCCCGATTCATGATGAACATGATCAAAGTGTTAAGCGATCGAATCTCGGGCATGAGCCGGTTGGCCCAATATCTGGCTTTAGGGAATTTACAGGATAAAATTTTGTATGTTCTTATAAAACTGTCCGATCAGTTCGCCCTCCAAACTCAAGATGAGTATTATAAAATCAATTTCCCGCTATCCCATCAAGAAATCGCTCATTTAGTCGGAGCAACCCGAGAAGCTGTAACTGCTGCTTTACAGGAACTTGTAAAAGAAAAGGTCATTAAAACCGGCTTTAAGACGATTTATATCCATCGCGAAAAGCTGCTGGAGTTGTAA
- the pfkB gene encoding 1-phosphofructokinase: MIYTVTLNPSIDYIVEVDDLKLGDLNRMKRDLKLPGGKGINVSRVLNQLGADSTAIGFLGGFTGRFINDTLREESIKTNFVIIEDDTRINIKLKHGDETEINGLGPAIHEQEADALVQKLSSLQKNDIVVLSGSIPPSLGGDFYDRLISVCQQTGAEFVIDTTGEALMKALVHKPLLVKPNHHELAELFGVTINSKEGIVTYGRKLLEAGAKNVLISMAGEGALLITANEVYHANVPAGTVKNSVGAGDSMIAGFVGTLALHGDPIEAFRAGVASGSATAFSDDLATREKIEQLRPQVTISNW; this comes from the coding sequence ATGATATATACAGTAACGCTGAACCCTTCCATTGATTATATCGTGGAAGTTGACGACTTGAAGTTAGGTGATTTGAACCGGATGAAACGTGATTTGAAACTGCCGGGCGGCAAGGGGATTAATGTATCGCGCGTGTTAAATCAGTTGGGAGCAGACAGCACGGCGATTGGTTTTCTCGGAGGATTCACAGGCAGGTTTATCAACGATACATTGCGGGAAGAATCCATTAAAACTAATTTTGTAATCATCGAGGATGATACACGGATCAACATTAAGCTCAAGCATGGCGATGAGACGGAAATCAACGGCTTGGGACCTGCTATACATGAGCAAGAGGCAGATGCGCTGGTGCAAAAGCTGTCGAGTCTCCAGAAAAATGACATTGTCGTCTTGTCTGGAAGCATCCCGCCGTCACTAGGGGGAGACTTCTATGATCGGTTGATTAGCGTATGCCAGCAGACCGGGGCTGAATTCGTCATCGACACCACAGGTGAAGCGCTGATGAAGGCACTGGTTCATAAGCCGCTGCTCGTCAAGCCGAATCACCATGAGTTGGCTGAGTTGTTTGGCGTTACTATCAACTCCAAGGAGGGGATTGTCACTTACGGCCGTAAGCTACTGGAGGCAGGTGCTAAGAATGTACTGATTTCCATGGCAGGAGAAGGCGCTTTGCTCATTACGGCAAATGAAGTGTACCACGCTAATGTACCGGCAGGAACGGTCAAAAATTCTGTAGGCGCAGGTGATTCCATGATTGCTGGATTTGTGGGTACGCTGGCCCTTCATGGCGACCCGATCGAAGCATTCCGTGCGGGTGTGGCATCCGGAAGCGCAACTGCGTTCTCCGATGATCTGGCTACAAGAGAGAAAATTGAACAATTACGGCCGCAAGTCACGATTTCGAATTGGTAG
- a CDS encoding DNA alkylation repair protein, with amino-acid sequence MLQRKGARKGTDIPDDVLHLLQQGQLQTVNLTEWLAVDHALLLQNALDEFGLQRSSDSFLSELDHLKENKIMKIIPAIAQAWLNLFEQQTHQERTRFFNVMASHPSDSIRCWAAYIVGIDPRLSIEQQLAGIRSFAADPHFGVREIAWMAVRGPVAMQLLESLVLLNDWVRNQDANIRRFAIELTRPQGVWAKHIPELKEHPELALPLLEAVKSDSIKYVQDSVGNWLNDASKTKPEWVLQVCDAWLKTSDTKETKRIVTRATRSLIKKQ; translated from the coding sequence ATATTACAACGAAAAGGGGCTCGCAAGGGAACAGACATTCCTGATGATGTGCTTCACCTGCTACAGCAAGGACAGCTTCAGACGGTGAATCTTACCGAATGGCTAGCTGTCGACCATGCTTTACTGCTACAAAATGCACTTGATGAGTTTGGATTGCAGCGATCATCCGATAGCTTCCTGTCCGAATTGGATCATCTGAAGGAAAATAAGATCATGAAAATAATCCCTGCGATTGCCCAAGCATGGCTGAACTTGTTCGAGCAACAAACACATCAAGAACGTACTCGATTCTTTAATGTCATGGCCTCCCATCCTTCAGACAGCATTCGCTGTTGGGCTGCCTATATCGTCGGGATTGACCCCCGTTTAAGTATTGAGCAACAATTGGCAGGCATTCGCTCCTTTGCAGCGGACCCCCATTTCGGAGTGCGTGAAATTGCCTGGATGGCTGTAAGAGGGCCCGTAGCCATGCAACTGCTGGAATCGCTCGTGCTTTTAAACGATTGGGTACGGAATCAGGATGCTAATATACGTCGTTTTGCCATCGAATTGACCCGGCCACAAGGTGTCTGGGCCAAGCACATTCCTGAACTGAAAGAACACCCAGAGCTGGCACTTCCACTTTTGGAAGCTGTTAAATCCGACTCGATCAAATATGTTCAGGACTCGGTAGGCAATTGGCTGAATGATGCCAGTAAAACCAAGCCGGAATGGGTGCTTCAAGTTTGTGATGCGTGGCTGAAGACTTCGGATACAAAAGAAACGAAGCGAATAGTCACTCGAGCCACAAGAAGCTTGATAAAAAAGCAGTAA